In Psychrobium sp. MM17-31, a single window of DNA contains:
- a CDS encoding transporter substrate-binding domain-containing protein, with protein sequence MKTSFSAFLLLIVACCMHANAFVLSDNQNSALSSPHLLTLKEKQWLEANPHIEITTDQNWYPFVFINQQGQVDGFNKDLIALINHNLSTEFTLKRDHSWAAAYDKLIDGKIWALTSVTPTEARKQLLSFSPVYYFTAQHILTRNNRNDIEKLEDLTGKRIAIFKNHIIGDYIKQQVAPSKIHYIESTLEGLESVASGQVDAAVITHANGNKVKEMGLKIAAALINDTGNLAIATHKSQPLLTKILSKGVASISKQQLADLTDKWFNMAKDNRLFTDEELDYIKQNPVLNVGVDEWKPYLFSNQQHAINGIVGDILADVAKTSGFSFQAVTGHKQQLEQQFKQGVIDIMPASFHASLNNHDNASVDYLSLTSSLFIEETRHDISGLSDLVGKTLVVIQGSRHHDLINSLQRGISVTKVDNYATALELINTNGADAIWGDSYSVSQFIESNFIHGIRSLPLHSDVAQQLVMRIQDDQPLLKSILSKSLMLISQSRKKIITNDWLSAQHHKTGLNLAFGLGKEPFTLDHPKIRGIEYDLMYRALRNQGMEIYSSVNLSTPLLHQALASNSNIDAKVAVNPKDDGYFYSRPFINFENIVISRAKDNRKITTASDLAGLTTLAFTDAYKYLGDDYYGLFNPQTRPKDYREYKFQQQQVVSFLRGEGDVLVIDKNIFEWQVNHTPSHEVNDFTYHTPFSQKNATMVGFRDKYLRDRFNQGLVNIKNSGEYDYIIKQYTNNVMQHKIEAAQLFSAIIANHMYSTDTTPLKNLLNALISLPYIERVDVFDNQQNLIEQAIEQSSSNKYFNQQDIINIFDKVASPQGYLNIYFDDNYIANHLKGTSLIPDIQHFKSQPRFSYISAIYHRLNYQNNELAFTNQEQRYLDSHPVIRFSEVDWRPLSIVEDGKFSGLMADYLDIISAKTGIEFTLIKESTWPGVIQAFEEHRIDLIPGITDIEQNATSGIISEEFSFFHFGIVMDENASFVDTLSDLQGKTIALPKGDPVFYFIKKQYPDAKIIETSSMEKALELVENQKADAYIGHMAVAIYQLETRYRRLKIVGQLDAGFSHRIMVHDDQQILLSIINKVLASIDDATHREIRQRWVQRNVSTAVDYEIIYWILFCFSIISIVFIVSFRRVKSAQRQVSRSHKELSKSMAALNEQKEIFETLFYDTSDGLLLMKDGIYTDCNNAALKMLGMTDKQQIIGLTPVDISPSKQPDGQLSAQQREEIDQRCASDGTQRFEWVFQKVDGQEFWVEIVLTEIVRNNENTVHVVWRDISDKKALEQAQINHNAQLIDANRDLEQSLKDLKDAQQQLIESEKMASLGGLVAGVAHEINTPVGIGLTAATHFLELNQSIEEKYVAQKMKKSDFDSYLGASKEIAELLMRNLERTAELVRSFKQVSVDQSSSQSRVFNIAEYIEEILTSIHHVIKHTQITIEVECEPTLSINGCPGTFSQIISNLVLNASIHAFPNKQGVITIKVNEQGEHLNLMVMDDGIGIKQENLSKIFEPFYTTNRDNGGSGLGLNIVYNIVTNQLDGSINCASELNQGTVFSISFPVELA encoded by the coding sequence ATGAAAACTTCCTTTTCGGCGTTTCTATTATTGATTGTCGCGTGCTGCATGCATGCCAACGCTTTTGTATTAAGCGACAACCAAAACTCTGCCCTAAGTAGCCCTCACCTACTTACCCTCAAAGAAAAGCAGTGGTTAGAAGCCAATCCACATATTGAAATAACTACCGATCAAAATTGGTATCCCTTTGTTTTCATCAACCAACAAGGGCAAGTCGATGGTTTTAATAAAGATTTAATTGCGCTCATTAATCACAACCTCAGCACCGAATTCACTTTAAAACGCGATCACTCTTGGGCAGCAGCCTATGACAAACTCATCGATGGAAAAATCTGGGCACTAACATCTGTCACTCCGACAGAAGCTCGTAAACAACTTCTGTCTTTTTCACCAGTTTACTACTTTACCGCGCAACACATTCTGACCCGTAACAATCGCAACGATATCGAAAAATTAGAAGATCTCACTGGCAAGCGCATTGCGATATTCAAAAATCACATTATCGGTGACTATATTAAGCAGCAGGTTGCACCGTCGAAAATTCATTATATTGAATCAACATTAGAAGGACTTGAAAGCGTAGCTTCTGGCCAAGTAGACGCCGCTGTAATTACACATGCCAATGGCAATAAAGTTAAAGAAATGGGGCTTAAGATAGCAGCGGCACTAATCAACGACACCGGCAATCTCGCTATTGCAACGCATAAGAGCCAGCCATTACTCACGAAAATCCTCAGTAAGGGCGTGGCTTCAATATCCAAGCAACAGTTGGCAGATCTAACTGACAAATGGTTCAACATGGCCAAAGATAATAGATTATTCACCGATGAAGAGTTGGACTATATCAAACAGAATCCCGTGCTCAATGTCGGCGTAGACGAATGGAAACCCTATCTATTTTCCAACCAACAACACGCAATTAATGGCATTGTCGGAGACATTTTGGCCGATGTTGCCAAAACATCGGGGTTTTCATTTCAAGCAGTCACTGGCCATAAGCAGCAATTAGAGCAACAGTTCAAACAAGGTGTAATTGATATTATGCCTGCCTCTTTTCACGCATCCCTTAATAACCATGACAATGCTTCGGTGGACTATCTCTCTCTGACTTCTTCACTATTCATTGAAGAGACTCGTCACGATATCAGTGGCTTAAGCGACTTAGTCGGCAAAACACTAGTCGTTATTCAAGGTTCACGTCACCACGATCTTATCAACAGCTTGCAGCGCGGTATTTCAGTCACCAAAGTCGATAACTACGCAACGGCACTTGAACTAATTAATACCAACGGTGCTGACGCTATATGGGGAGATAGCTATTCAGTATCACAATTTATAGAGAGTAATTTCATTCACGGCATACGATCACTGCCACTGCACAGTGATGTAGCTCAACAACTCGTAATGCGCATACAAGACGATCAGCCGTTGCTTAAGAGCATTCTGAGTAAATCATTGATGCTAATAAGCCAGTCGCGTAAAAAGATAATTACCAACGATTGGCTTAGCGCTCAACATCATAAAACAGGACTCAATCTCGCCTTTGGGCTTGGCAAAGAGCCATTTACCTTAGATCACCCGAAGATCCGCGGCATTGAATACGATTTAATGTATCGCGCGCTACGCAATCAAGGCATGGAAATATACAGCTCGGTTAACTTGTCGACGCCACTGCTTCATCAAGCCTTAGCCAGCAATTCAAATATCGATGCTAAGGTAGCCGTAAATCCCAAAGATGATGGCTACTTTTATTCTCGACCTTTTATTAATTTCGAAAACATCGTTATCTCTAGAGCGAAAGACAATCGAAAGATAACGACGGCCAGCGACCTCGCAGGATTAACCACTTTGGCTTTTACCGACGCCTATAAATATCTCGGCGACGATTATTATGGGTTATTTAATCCGCAAACGAGACCCAAAGACTATCGCGAATATAAGTTTCAGCAACAACAAGTGGTGTCTTTTCTGCGTGGCGAGGGCGATGTTCTAGTCATCGATAAGAATATATTCGAATGGCAGGTCAATCACACGCCAAGTCACGAGGTAAATGACTTCACCTACCATACGCCGTTTTCTCAAAAAAATGCCACTATGGTCGGTTTTAGAGACAAATATTTACGCGATCGTTTTAACCAAGGCCTCGTTAATATCAAAAACAGCGGCGAATACGATTACATCATCAAGCAATACACCAACAATGTAATGCAGCACAAAATTGAAGCGGCACAATTATTTTCCGCCATAATCGCCAATCACATGTATTCAACGGATACTACGCCGTTAAAGAACCTACTTAACGCGCTGATTTCTTTACCCTACATAGAAAGAGTGGACGTCTTTGATAACCAACAAAATCTCATCGAGCAAGCTATCGAACAGAGCAGCAGCAACAAATATTTTAATCAACAAGACATCATTAATATCTTCGATAAAGTCGCTTCACCGCAGGGCTATCTCAATATCTATTTTGATGATAATTACATTGCCAATCACCTTAAGGGAACTAGCTTAATCCCCGACATTCAACACTTTAAGAGCCAACCTCGCTTTAGCTATATCTCAGCTATTTATCATCGATTGAACTATCAAAACAACGAATTGGCGTTCACTAATCAAGAGCAACGTTACTTGGACTCACACCCCGTCATTCGCTTTTCTGAAGTTGATTGGCGACCTCTGTCGATAGTCGAGGATGGTAAATTCAGTGGCTTAATGGCGGATTATCTCGACATCATTAGCGCTAAAACAGGCATTGAATTTACACTGATCAAAGAAAGCACTTGGCCGGGTGTGATTCAAGCCTTCGAAGAACATCGTATCGACCTTATTCCTGGGATAACAGACATTGAGCAAAACGCTACTTCTGGCATCATTTCCGAAGAGTTTTCGTTTTTTCATTTTGGCATTGTGATGGACGAAAATGCTTCATTTGTCGATACCTTAAGTGATTTACAAGGCAAAACAATTGCCCTTCCCAAAGGCGATCCCGTTTTTTATTTTATTAAAAAACAATATCCTGACGCCAAGATAATCGAAACCTCATCAATGGAAAAGGCTTTAGAGCTGGTGGAAAATCAAAAGGCCGACGCATACATTGGCCACATGGCAGTTGCCATTTATCAGTTAGAAACCCGCTATCGACGCTTAAAAATTGTCGGGCAACTTGATGCCGGCTTCTCTCATCGCATCATGGTGCATGACGATCAACAAATATTATTGTCTATCATCAACAAAGTACTGGCTTCGATCGACGACGCTACCCATCGGGAAATTCGCCAACGTTGGGTGCAACGCAACGTCAGCACCGCAGTAGATTACGAGATAATTTATTGGATACTTTTCTGCTTTAGCATCATTTCTATCGTTTTCATAGTGAGCTTTCGTCGCGTTAAATCTGCCCAACGCCAAGTATCACGATCTCACAAAGAGCTGTCCAAAAGCATGGCTGCCCTCAACGAGCAAAAGGAAATTTTTGAAACGCTGTTTTACGACACCTCAGATGGGCTGTTATTAATGAAAGATGGCATCTATACCGATTGCAATAATGCCGCTTTAAAGATGTTAGGAATGACCGATAAACAGCAAATCATCGGCTTAACGCCTGTCGATATTTCACCATCCAAACAACCCGATGGCCAACTTTCAGCACAACAGCGAGAAGAAATAGACCAACGCTGCGCCAGCGATGGCACCCAACGTTTCGAGTGGGTATTTCAAAAAGTCGATGGTCAAGAATTTTGGGTAGAGATCGTATTGACTGAAATCGTCAGAAACAATGAGAATACGGTGCACGTTGTATGGCGCGATATCAGCGATAAAAAAGCATTAGAGCAGGCGCAAATTAATCACAACGCCCAACTGATCGATGCTAATAGAGATTTAGAGCAATCGCTAAAAGATCTCAAAGATGCTCAGCAACAACTTATCGAATCGGAAAAAATGGCGAGTCTTGGGGGCCTTGTTGCCGGCGTCGCCCATGAAATCAACACGCCAGTAGGCATAGGATTAACCGCGGCCACTCACTTTTTAGAGCTCAATCAGTCAATCGAAGAGAAATACGTCGCGCAAAAAATGAAAAAAAGCGACTTCGATAGTTACTTAGGTGCATCTAAGGAAATTGCTGAATTATTAATGCGCAACCTAGAACGTACTGCCGAGCTAGTACGCAGTTTTAAGCAAGTTTCAGTTGACCAAAGCTCGTCACAATCACGCGTGTTTAATATTGCAGAATACATCGAAGAAATTCTTACCAGCATTCACCATGTTATCAAACACACGCAAATCACTATTGAGGTTGAATGTGAGCCAACACTGTCTATCAACGGCTGTCCGGGTACATTTTCACAAATCATTTCAAATTTAGTGCTCAATGCCAGCATTCACGCTTTCCCTAACAAACAAGGTGTCATAACCATTAAAGTCAATGAACAAGGCGAACATCTCAATTTAATGGTGATGGATGATGGTATAGGCATTAAGCAAGAAAACCTCAGCAAGATATTTGAACCCTTTTACACTACCAACCGCGACAATGGCGGCAGTGGACTAGGGCTCAACATTGTATATAACATAGTCACTAATCAACTCGATGGCAGTATTAACTGCGCGAGTGAGCTGAACCAAGGAACAGTGTTTAGTATCTCTTTTCCCGTTGAGCTGGCTTAA
- the dapB gene encoding 4-hydroxy-tetrahydrodipicolinate reductase — protein MINVLVNGANGRMGKEAVNAINNDDALNLVGEIDYQDDLAATIDSLKPDVVVDFTAASAGFNNTKTILEHGARPVIGTSGFVESQVQELQALSQEKGLGGLIAPNFSVGAVLMMKFSAEAAKYLPDVEVIEAHSPQKEESPSGTGLRTAEMISAARTAAPQTTSDKELIEGARGAELHGVKLHSIRLPGVVAQQTVFFGGLSETLKIEHNSQHRESFMPGVVLACKKVVERQQLVYGLEHLMD, from the coding sequence ATGATTAACGTATTAGTTAACGGCGCCAACGGGCGCATGGGAAAAGAAGCGGTTAACGCGATTAACAACGATGACGCGCTAAATCTAGTCGGCGAAATTGACTACCAAGACGATTTAGCAGCCACTATCGATAGCTTAAAACCTGATGTGGTAGTAGATTTTACCGCTGCATCAGCGGGTTTCAACAATACCAAAACTATTCTTGAGCACGGCGCTCGCCCAGTAATTGGCACCAGTGGTTTTGTAGAATCGCAAGTGCAAGAGCTGCAAGCACTGTCGCAAGAAAAAGGCTTAGGTGGCTTGATCGCCCCTAACTTTAGCGTAGGCGCGGTGTTAATGATGAAGTTCTCAGCCGAAGCTGCTAAATACCTGCCAGACGTTGAAGTGATTGAAGCCCATAGCCCACAGAAAGAAGAAAGCCCGTCGGGTACTGGTTTACGCACCGCAGAAATGATTAGTGCCGCTCGCACTGCCGCGCCGCAAACCACCAGCGATAAAGAGCTTATTGAAGGCGCTCGCGGTGCAGAGCTGCACGGCGTCAAACTACACTCAATTCGTCTACCGGGTGTTGTTGCACAACAAACTGTATTCTTTGGCGGTTTGAGCGAAACCCTAAAGATCGAGCACAACTCACAGCACCGTGAGTCTTTCATGCCGGGCGTAGTTTTAGCCTGTAAAAAAGTTGTTGAACGTCAGCAACTTGTTTACGGTTTAGAACATTTAATGGATTAA
- a CDS encoding alanine--glyoxylate aminotransferase family protein, with translation MAITSFHPTPRTLMGPGPSDVSPRVLQALGRPTIGHLDPEFVGMMDEVKSLLQYAFQTKNEFTIAVSAPGSAGMETCFVNLVEPQDKVIVCVNGVFGTRMVENVERLGATAIVVEDEWGKPVSLDKVEQALNEHTDAKFLAFVHAETSTGALSDAKALCALAQQHDALTIVDAVTSLGGVELRVDEWGIDAIYSGSQKCLSCVPGISPVSFGPRAIAKLEQRHGKVPSWFLDQTLVMSYWSGKGKRSYHHTAPVNSLYALHESLVMLQEEGLENAWARHRTQHEKLKAGLTELGIEFIVDEAHRLPQLNTVVIPAGADDAAIRSTLLNDYNLEIGAGLGALAGKAWRIGLMGYAARNENVALCLAALKSALGK, from the coding sequence ATGGCTATTACTTCATTTCATCCAACACCGCGCACTTTGATGGGTCCGGGCCCAAGCGATGTTTCACCACGTGTCTTGCAAGCCCTAGGTCGCCCGACAATTGGTCATTTAGATCCTGAATTCGTTGGTATGATGGACGAAGTTAAAAGCCTACTACAATATGCCTTTCAAACTAAAAATGAGTTCACCATTGCGGTATCCGCTCCTGGCAGTGCAGGCATGGAAACTTGTTTCGTTAATCTCGTTGAACCACAAGACAAAGTGATCGTTTGTGTTAACGGTGTCTTTGGTACTCGCATGGTGGAAAACGTTGAACGCCTTGGCGCTACCGCGATTGTTGTCGAAGATGAATGGGGTAAACCAGTTTCTTTAGATAAGGTAGAACAAGCGCTAAACGAACACACCGATGCCAAGTTCCTCGCTTTTGTCCACGCCGAAACTTCAACAGGTGCATTATCTGACGCCAAAGCGCTGTGTGCACTAGCACAGCAGCACGACGCGTTAACTATTGTCGATGCCGTAACCTCGCTTGGCGGCGTTGAATTGCGCGTTGATGAATGGGGCATCGATGCCATTTATTCAGGTAGTCAAAAATGTTTATCTTGTGTACCGGGGATTTCTCCTGTGAGCTTTGGCCCACGCGCCATCGCTAAACTGGAGCAACGTCACGGCAAGGTGCCAAGCTGGTTCTTAGATCAAACATTGGTTATGAGTTACTGGAGCGGTAAAGGCAAGCGTAGCTACCACCACACGGCGCCAGTTAATTCGCTGTACGCACTGCACGAGTCACTAGTCATGCTGCAAGAAGAAGGCTTAGAAAATGCTTGGGCACGTCACCGCACGCAGCACGAAAAACTCAAGGCAGGCTTAACCGAGCTTGGCATCGAATTTATTGTCGATGAAGCGCATCGCCTGCCGCAACTTAACACTGTCGTAATCCCTGCTGGGGCTGACGACGCTGCCATTCGCAGCACTTTATTAAACGATTACAACTTAGAAATTGGCGCAGGCTTAGGCGCACTCGCGGGCAAAGCGTGGCGCATCGGTCTCATGGGCTATGCAGCGCGCAACGAAAACGTTGCCCTGTGTTTAGCCGCGCTAAAATCTGCATTAGGTAAATAA
- the ilvA gene encoding threonine ammonia-lyase, biosynthetic produces the protein MSTQLSGLDYLTKILQAPVYDAAIVTPLDPLNKMSARLNNTVLLKREDKQPVFSFKLRGAYNKIASLSDEQLARGVVTASAGNHAQGVAMSAKRKRTTATIVMPRTTPDIKVESVRLHGGNVVLHGDNFDQANAHAKSLSHEKGMEFIPPFDDEEVIAGQGTVAMELLQQHRKINKVFVPVGGGGLIAGMAVYLKMVRPDIEIIGVESKDSACLCAALEAGEPVDLDRVGLFADGVAVKRIGEEPFRLAKDYVDAMVTVSSDEICAAVKDIFEDTRAIAEPSGALALAGLKKYSSEHRLENEHLIAVLSGANVNFHGLRYVSERCELGEQKEGVMAVTIPERKGSFRRFCQLIGGRAITEFNYRFANRDCASIFVGLRLANGETELNSMIEHLQQHDYPAQDLSQNELAKLHVRYMVGGRPQEAVNEKLFSFEFPECPGALTNFLATLGESWNITLFHYRNHGAAFGRVLAGFELSEDGYDDFVHHLEQLGYQYKDESDNPVYSLFLTH, from the coding sequence ATGAGCACTCAGCTAAGCGGTCTCGATTACCTCACCAAAATATTGCAGGCACCAGTCTATGACGCCGCGATAGTGACGCCACTCGACCCACTAAATAAAATGTCGGCGCGCTTGAATAACACCGTATTACTCAAGCGTGAAGACAAGCAGCCAGTGTTTAGTTTTAAACTACGCGGCGCTTACAACAAGATAGCCAGCCTAAGCGACGAGCAACTCGCCCGTGGCGTCGTTACCGCCTCGGCAGGTAATCACGCCCAAGGCGTGGCCATGTCAGCCAAACGCAAACGCACCACGGCAACTATTGTTATGCCGCGCACCACGCCAGATATCAAAGTGGAATCGGTACGATTGCACGGCGGTAATGTGGTACTGCACGGCGATAATTTCGATCAAGCCAATGCCCATGCTAAATCACTCTCGCACGAAAAAGGCATGGAGTTTATTCCGCCATTTGACGATGAAGAAGTCATTGCAGGTCAAGGCACAGTCGCGATGGAGCTGCTGCAACAACATCGCAAAATCAACAAAGTCTTTGTCCCTGTCGGTGGTGGTGGCCTGATTGCTGGAATGGCGGTGTATTTGAAAATGGTACGCCCTGATATTGAAATCATCGGTGTCGAATCGAAAGACTCAGCTTGTTTATGCGCCGCCCTTGAAGCTGGTGAGCCAGTCGATTTAGATCGCGTAGGTTTGTTTGCCGACGGCGTTGCGGTAAAACGCATTGGCGAAGAGCCATTTCGCCTCGCCAAAGATTATGTCGATGCCATGGTAACGGTATCAAGCGATGAGATTTGTGCAGCGGTTAAAGATATTTTCGAAGATACCCGCGCCATTGCTGAACCTTCTGGCGCATTGGCGCTGGCGGGGCTAAAGAAATACAGCAGCGAACATCGATTAGAGAATGAACACTTAATTGCTGTGCTATCCGGCGCCAATGTTAATTTTCACGGCCTCCGTTACGTCTCTGAGCGCTGTGAACTCGGCGAGCAGAAAGAAGGCGTCATGGCAGTAACTATTCCTGAAAGAAAAGGCAGTTTCCGCCGTTTCTGTCAATTAATCGGTGGGCGCGCCATTACCGAGTTTAACTACCGTTTTGCCAATCGCGATTGTGCCAGTATTTTCGTGGGACTGCGTCTTGCCAACGGTGAAACAGAACTCAACTCAATGATTGAACACCTGCAGCAACACGATTATCCAGCCCAAGACTTGTCACAAAATGAATTGGCAAAGCTTCACGTTCGTTATATGGTGGGCGGCCGCCCACAAGAAGCGGTTAACGAAAAACTGTTTAGTTTTGAGTTTCCTGAGTGCCCAGGTGCACTAACCAACTTCTTGGCAACCTTGGGAGAAAGCTGGAATATTACCCTATTCCATTATCGTAACCACGGCGCGGCCTTCGGTCGCGTGCTGGCGGGATTTGAGCTAAGTGAAGACGGTTATGATGACTTTGTTCATCACCTAGAACAACTTGGCTATCAATACAAAGACGAGAGTGACAACCCTGTTTACAGCTTATTTTTAACTCATTAA
- the ilvD gene encoding dihydroxy-acid dehydratase, protein MPKLRSATSTQGRNMAGARALWRATGMTDNDFGKPIIAVANSFTQFVPGHVHLKDMGQLVAGAIEQAGGVAKEFNTIAVDDGIAMGHSGMLYSLPSRELIADSVEYMVNAHCADALVCISNCDKITPGMLMAAMRLNIPVIFVSGGPMEAGKTKLSEQIIKLDLVDAMIQGADPTVSDKQSDQIERSACPTCGSCSGMFTANSMNCLAEALGLAQPGNGSLLATHSDREQLFLNAGKRIMEMCEAYYKNDDPLALPRGIATKQAFENAMTLDIAMGGSTNTVLHLLAIAQEGGVDFTMDDIDRLSRQVPQLCKVAPSTPDYHMEDVHRAGGIVGILGELARAGLLHTDVRSMLGLSLSEIIEQYDVKVTDNQAVKEFYRAGPAGIRTTKAFSQSCRWDTLDDDRENGCIRSIDNAFSLEGGLAVLSGNMALDGCIVKTAGVDDDNLTFTGPARIFESQDDAVEGILGGKIVKGDVVIIRYEGPKGGPGMQEMLYPTTYLKSMGLGKECALITDGRFSGGTSGLSIGHVSPEAANGGAIGLVEEGDIIDIDIPKRAISIRISDEELAQRRSAMDAKGKNAWQPADRERHISTALKAYAMLATSADKGAVRNVALLNKED, encoded by the coding sequence ATGCCAAAATTAAGATCAGCAACCAGTACTCAAGGGCGTAATATGGCTGGAGCCCGCGCTCTGTGGCGAGCAACGGGGATGACAGATAACGATTTTGGCAAGCCTATTATCGCGGTTGCCAACTCCTTTACCCAATTTGTACCCGGTCATGTTCATCTTAAAGACATGGGACAACTAGTGGCTGGTGCTATCGAACAAGCAGGCGGTGTGGCCAAAGAGTTTAATACCATTGCCGTTGATGACGGTATCGCCATGGGCCACTCAGGCATGCTTTACAGCTTGCCATCGCGCGAGCTAATTGCTGATTCTGTGGAATACATGGTAAATGCCCATTGTGCTGATGCGCTAGTGTGTATTTCTAACTGTGACAAAATCACTCCGGGCATGTTAATGGCAGCGATGCGCCTTAATATTCCGGTAATTTTTGTGTCTGGTGGGCCGATGGAAGCGGGTAAAACCAAGCTTTCAGAACAAATCATTAAACTCGATTTAGTTGATGCGATGATTCAAGGCGCCGACCCTACGGTATCTGATAAGCAAAGCGATCAAATCGAGCGCAGCGCCTGTCCAACTTGTGGTTCCTGTTCAGGCATGTTTACCGCAAATTCCATGAACTGTTTAGCTGAAGCGCTAGGCTTAGCGCAACCGGGTAATGGTTCACTGCTCGCAACACATAGCGATCGCGAACAATTGTTCCTTAACGCCGGTAAGCGCATCATGGAGATGTGTGAAGCCTACTATAAAAACGACGATCCTCTAGCTCTGCCTCGTGGCATCGCCACCAAGCAAGCCTTTGAAAACGCCATGACGCTAGATATCGCCATGGGCGGCTCAACCAATACCGTATTGCATCTACTGGCCATCGCTCAAGAAGGCGGTGTCGATTTCACGATGGACGATATCGATCGTTTATCACGTCAAGTACCGCAACTGTGTAAAGTCGCGCCATCAACTCCTGACTATCACATGGAAGATGTGCATCGCGCTGGCGGCATCGTCGGCATCTTAGGCGAGCTAGCGCGTGCAGGCTTACTACACACCGATGTGCGCAGCATGCTCGGCTTATCGCTAAGCGAGATTATCGAGCAATACGACGTTAAGGTGACCGACAATCAAGCGGTAAAAGAATTTTATCGCGCAGGCCCAGCTGGCATTCGCACCACCAAAGCCTTTAGCCAATCGTGTCGCTGGGATACGTTAGATGACGATCGCGAAAACGGCTGTATCCGTAGTATCGACAACGCCTTTAGTCTTGAAGGTGGCCTTGCTGTGTTATCGGGTAATATGGCACTCGATGGCTGTATCGTAAAAACCGCAGGTGTTGATGACGATAACCTTACCTTCACCGGCCCGGCGCGTATTTTCGAAAGCCAAGACGATGCGGTTGAAGGTATCTTAGGCGGCAAAATTGTTAAAGGTGATGTGGTTATTATTCGCTATGAAGGTCCTAAAGGTGGTCCGGGTATGCAGGAAATGCTCTATCCAACCACCTATCTTAAATCGATGGGCCTAGGCAAAGAGTGTGCACTAATTACCGATGGTCGCTTCTCTGGCGGTACCTCGGGCTTGTCTATCGGTCACGTTTCGCCAGAAGCCGCTAACGGCGGCGCTATTGGTTTAGTGGAAGAAGGCGACATCATCGATATCGATATTCCTAAACGCGCCATTAGCATTCGAATTAGCGATGAAGAACTTGCTCAACGCCGCAGCGCGATGGACGCCAAAGGTAAAAATGCTTGGCAGCCAGCCGATCGCGAGCGTCATATTTCAACGGCGTTAAAAGCTTACGCTATGTTAGCCACCAGTGCCGACAAAGGCGCAGTGCGCAATGTCGCCCTGCTCAACAAGGAAGATTAA
- the ilvM gene encoding acetolactate synthase 2 small subunit: MSSSNQQLKLTLNQSPEVLERVLRVARHRGFKVEQLDWQHESGELLLTVSSQRAIFLLINQLAKLVDVKEIVELSATQASKSA, translated from the coding sequence ATGTCATCAAGCAATCAACAATTAAAGTTAACACTCAATCAATCACCCGAAGTATTAGAGCGCGTATTGCGCGTCGCTCGCCATCGTGGTTTCAAAGTAGAGCAACTCGATTGGCAACACGAATCGGGTGAACTATTACTCACCGTATCGAGCCAGCGCGCTATTTTCTTGCTCATTAACCAATTAGCTAAGTTGGTTGATGTAAAAGAAATTGTCGAACTCAGCGCGACTCAAGCAAGTAAATCAGCCTAA